A genomic segment from Luteolibacter ambystomatis encodes:
- a CDS encoding c-type cytochrome — MPLLFAGSVFADPDPASGIHVPKDFKIERIYEVPGGQGSWVAITKDDKGRFICSDQYGGLYRVEAGAAPKVEKLEVKISGAHGLLWFQGVLYVSINEAPMKSGVWMVKPQGDQFSEPVLVKEFKGRGEHGPHQMVPSPDGQWIYVTCGNFTDLPGMDGYQPAKVWQEDQLLTRCTDPRGHDPNQMAPGGWIARFKPDGGSWELYASGFRNTYDIAFNDRGDLFGYDSDMEWDFGTPWYRPTRLCEILPGGEYGWRNGSGKWPVEYEDNYGSLVDFGPGSPTGVVAGRGAKFPEAYQRALYTLDWTFATVRAIHLEPQGTSYKATSEEFITGTGLPFTDAVIGDDGAMYLLTGGRKTGSAMWKVTYTGSASTAPVKIGREADPLAAFKSAIDKPTPAAINSLWEKLGSSERTERFLARTALEKLPPASWAPRLDAEKDAWRVIGASIGLARVSTKEDRARALSALDRLDWSKLSSLQRINWLRACDLEFIRGGEPQVEERQKVLAKIDKSFPTGDEMVDRELCRLLCYLQAPGIVGRTLTAMDLAGPGKPPAWTEIAARNSGYGKPILEMLKNLPPAQVLHYVYCLRAVKGPWGAGERERFFSWVDRLASGSGGASYGGFVAELRKQALANATPEERVRFEKPAHAAANPMANLPPVKGPGKDWTVDEVAALAAGGLSGRDKENGRNMFKASLCAACHAFNGEGGDVGPDLTTLGGRFKPRDIADAIINPSAVVSDQFAYSTITRKDGSSLFGRMLKEENGKVIVGTNPFDTTQTVEVPKDEITSMERSSISPMPGALINRLNPDELKDLLAFLTGAK; from the coding sequence TTGCCCCTATTGTTCGCCGGTTCCGTGTTCGCGGACCCCGATCCCGCCTCTGGCATCCATGTGCCGAAGGATTTCAAAATCGAACGGATCTACGAGGTGCCCGGAGGACAGGGTTCCTGGGTGGCCATCACCAAGGACGACAAGGGAAGGTTCATTTGCTCCGACCAATACGGCGGCCTTTATCGCGTGGAGGCGGGGGCTGCTCCGAAGGTGGAGAAGCTGGAGGTGAAAATCAGCGGTGCCCACGGCCTGTTGTGGTTCCAGGGAGTGCTCTATGTCTCCATCAATGAGGCGCCGATGAAGAGCGGCGTGTGGATGGTGAAGCCGCAGGGCGACCAGTTCTCCGAGCCGGTGCTGGTGAAGGAGTTCAAGGGACGTGGCGAGCACGGCCCGCACCAGATGGTGCCTTCTCCGGATGGGCAGTGGATCTACGTGACTTGCGGGAATTTCACCGACCTCCCCGGAATGGATGGTTATCAGCCGGCCAAAGTGTGGCAGGAAGACCAGTTGCTGACCCGCTGCACCGATCCGCGCGGCCATGATCCGAATCAAATGGCCCCCGGCGGCTGGATCGCCCGGTTCAAGCCGGATGGTGGCTCATGGGAGCTGTACGCGAGCGGCTTCCGCAATACCTACGACATTGCTTTCAATGACCGTGGCGATCTCTTCGGCTACGACTCGGACATGGAGTGGGACTTCGGTACCCCGTGGTACCGCCCGACCCGCCTGTGCGAGATTCTTCCCGGCGGCGAATACGGCTGGCGCAACGGCAGCGGCAAGTGGCCGGTGGAGTATGAGGACAACTATGGTTCGCTTGTGGACTTCGGACCCGGCTCGCCCACCGGTGTCGTCGCGGGGCGTGGAGCGAAGTTTCCGGAGGCTTACCAGCGGGCTTTGTACACGCTGGATTGGACCTTCGCTACGGTGCGCGCCATCCATCTGGAACCACAGGGTACTTCCTACAAGGCAACCAGTGAGGAATTCATCACCGGCACCGGCCTGCCGTTCACGGACGCGGTGATCGGTGATGATGGAGCGATGTATCTGCTCACCGGCGGCCGCAAGACCGGCTCCGCGATGTGGAAGGTGACCTACACCGGCAGCGCGAGCACCGCGCCGGTGAAGATCGGCCGTGAGGCGGACCCCTTGGCGGCGTTCAAGTCCGCGATCGACAAGCCCACTCCGGCCGCGATCAACTCGTTGTGGGAAAAGCTCGGCTCCAGCGAACGCACCGAGCGTTTCCTGGCGCGCACCGCTTTGGAGAAACTGCCGCCCGCATCATGGGCTCCACGTTTGGATGCCGAGAAGGATGCGTGGCGCGTGATCGGAGCCTCGATCGGACTGGCCCGCGTTTCGACGAAGGAAGACCGCGCCCGCGCGCTGTCCGCCCTGGACCGCCTCGATTGGAGCAAGCTCTCCAGCCTCCAGCGCATCAACTGGCTCCGCGCCTGCGATCTGGAATTCATCCGTGGCGGCGAACCACAGGTGGAAGAGCGCCAGAAGGTGCTCGCGAAAATCGACAAGTCCTTCCCGACCGGGGATGAGATGGTGGACCGGGAACTGTGTCGCCTGCTGTGCTACCTCCAGGCACCGGGCATCGTCGGCCGCACTTTGACGGCGATGGATCTCGCCGGTCCGGGCAAGCCGCCGGCATGGACGGAAATCGCCGCCCGCAATTCCGGCTATGGCAAGCCGATTCTCGAGATGCTCAAGAACCTGCCGCCCGCGCAGGTGCTGCATTACGTCTATTGCCTCCGCGCGGTGAAGGGCCCGTGGGGTGCGGGCGAACGCGAGCGATTCTTCTCGTGGGTGGACCGTCTGGCCTCCGGCAGCGGCGGCGCGAGCTATGGCGGATTCGTGGCGGAACTGCGGAAGCAGGCACTCGCCAATGCAACTCCGGAAGAGCGTGTCAGGTTTGAAAAGCCCGCGCATGCCGCGGCCAATCCGATGGCGAACCTGCCTCCGGTGAAAGGTCCGGGCAAGGACTGGACCGTGGATGAAGTCGCGGCACTTGCTGCCGGTGGCTTGTCCGGACGGGACAAGGAGAATGGCAGGAACATGTTCAAGGCCTCGCTTTGCGCCGCTTGTCACGCTTTCAATGGAGAAGGTGGTGACGTGGGTCCGGATCTCACCACGCTCGGCGGACGTTTCAAGCCGCGTGACATCGCGGATGCGATCATCAATCCCAGCGCGGTGGTTTCCGACCAGTTCGCCTACAGCACGATCACCAGGAAGGACGGCAGCTCGCTGTTCGGGCGGATGCTGAAGGAGGAGAATGGAAAGGTGATCGTCGGCACGAATCCCTTCGATACCACCCAGACGGTGGAGGTGCCGAAGGATGAGATCACTTCGATGGAGCGTTCCAGCATCTCCCCGATGCCGGGTGCGCTGATCAACCGTCTGAATCCGGACGAACTGAAGGATCTGCTGGCATTCCTGACTGGTGCGAAATAA